One region of Danio rerio strain Tuebingen ecotype United States chromosome 5, GRCz12tu, whole genome shotgun sequence genomic DNA includes:
- the nyap1 gene encoding neuronal tyrosine-phosphorylated phosphoinositide-3-kinase adapter 1 → MSSGSAQDVAVENFLRDIERRGQWLHCAVIGCEEEHQRGDMNLLYRKSRLDWRHRDQEGKKSSNYKDASSATVGKVRDLASFRRHFRMGFMTMPASQDLSPHSCAAAMAPRSQSCHAVGTGEGEELENGYYPDSDPQNQSNSSRCPPAKPKRHPNTRLSSTPQQEHSSRGVHAPPDTPPPPPPNHPPKHPEKRNAMKKSDSGDMSGRKVPPLKPKRSPSTQLSFDPPPPRVPPPTTPLPFQSSEHSPRGEGNDDEPVYIEMVGQVFTRETHSAPTPHPLTPSATTPDSDSDQGEAIYEEMKYPLPDDTAREAHRRLPLKHERVKSSKAYHSSIISSSSSSTSSSLPRPSSSSPACSSSKPKATVSISHSSPLPSSCSSASSTPVPQALSSSPHPPRAPTPFLLPGSKSEHEPSSSKIPAPFPNLLQHKPPLLAFPQPAAASSGVGAQHKSSSAKISVQSASSLPSSTSTSSSMSSTSTSKESSGVDKEREKERRDGQLGPAPGLRARSHSTPLPPSSKSSSPYSHHHHHHHPHHRPSHYHHYRKPEKESSSTGKGSGQSSTQTQTQPKEGKSVSFLLKSEKSERERDREKDRDRDRDRDRDRDRDRDRDRDRDLSTPLSNHSETASSNSYTHTSQTGTSTTPTPSQPSSSTAATPPCSSSSSQRPPSRSHMQRSHTPHLSHGLPAYKPPPSDSPLLWTYPSVGFRRPPAYDSLRGCSQLPSLHADHCKTGSAAQALQAKAGFLPWDSAAALGLTEEQAYWPMHRKLSFSHGSRDTEKEDGSVWNGSADALLRRERDDLGAMRSSGHSGIPVRATGRHSESLAGADGPPGLRGLIRAGLPLPCQTFPACRNGELGRLGRSSSTSGVRQVGGDVHRQSSLPAREALNQIHALSQVQSQAPCSPSLSRQQQYQHQQQVQLQFQQLAQLAAQAQVPISGGSAGSSAAPAQRDGKLLEVIERKRCLCKEIKAHRRPDKSLCKQDSMPILPSWRRTPEPRKTGTPPCQRPQAVVWDTAI, encoded by the exons CTCCAAttataaagatgcctcctctgcAACGGTTGGGAAGGTTCGGGATCTGGCATCGTTTCGGCGTCATTTCCGAATGGGATTTATGACGATGCCGGCGTCCCAGGACTTGTCGCCTCACTCTTGTGCGGCCGCCATGGCCCCACGCTCTCAGTCCTGCCATGCTGTGGGCACCGGTGAAGGAGAGGAGCTGGAGAATGGATACTATCCAGACTCAGACCCCCAAAACCAGTCTAATTCATCCCGCTGCCCCCCAGCCAAGCCTAAACGACACCCTAATACTCGTCTGAGCTCCACACCCCAGCAGGAACATTCCTCCCGCGGGGTCCATGCGCCTCCTGACACTCCGCCACCTCCACCTCCCAATCACCCACCCAAACACCCCGAGAAGCGGAATG CAATGAAGAAATCGGATTCAGGGGATATGTCAGGACGTAAGGTTCCTCCCTTGAAGCCCAAAAGGAGTCCAAGCACACAGCTCTCCTTTGATCCACCACCTCCTCGAGTTCCACCACCGACCACACCTCTTCCCTTCCAGAGCTCAGAACACTCTCCACGGGGTGAAGGAAACGATGATGAGCCAGTTTACATTGAAATGGTGGGCCAGGTCTTCACCCGAGAAACTCACAGTGCCCCGACTCCTCACCCGCTTACGCCCTCTGCCACCACTCCGGACTCTGATTCAGACCAAGGAGAGGCCATTTACGAAGAGATGAAGTACCCGCTACCAGACGACACTGCTCGAGAAGCCCATCGCCGACTGCCCCTCAAACACGAGCGCGTCAAGTCCTCTAAAGCGTACCACTCCTCCATCATCTCGTCCTCTTCATCCTCCACCTCTTCCTCGCTCCCGCGCCCTTCCTCCTCCTCTCCAGCCTGCTCCTCCTCAAAGCCTAAAGCGACAGTATCCATCTCTCACTCATCTCCTCTGCCTTCATCTTGCTCCTCTGCATCCTCCACACCAGTACCTCAAGCCCTCTCCTCTTCGCCACACCCTCCCCGTGCTCCTACACCCTTTCTGCTCCCAGGATCTAAGTCTGAACACGAGCCCAGCTCCAGTAAAATCCCTGCACCCTTCCCCAATCTGCTCCAGCACAAGCCTCCACTTCTGGCTTTCCCCCAGCCCGCTGCTGCCTCAAGTGGGGTCGGGGCTCAACACAAGTCCAGCTCGGCTAAAATCAGTGTTCAATCAGCCTCCAGCCTGCCGTCATCTACCAGCACCTCCTCCAGCATGAGCTCAACCAGCACCTCAAAAGAGTCCTCTGGAGTCGACAAGGAGCGAGAGAAGGAGAGGAGGGATGGACAGCTGGGGCCGGCACCGGGACTTAGAGCCCGCAGTCATTCCACTCCCCTTCCTCCATCCTCAAAGTCCTCTTCTCCGTATtcccaccaccatcatcaccatcaccctCACCACAGACCTTCCCATTATCACCATTATCGCAAGCCAGAGAAAGAGTCATCATCAACAGGCAAGGGGTCAGGGCAGTCCTCCACCCAAACACAAACACAGCCTAAAGAGGGCAAGTCTGTCAGCTTCTTGCTCAAATCTGAGAAATCCGAGAGAGAAAGGGACAGGGAGAAAGATCGGGATCGGGATCGGGATCGTGATCGTGATCGAGATCGTGATCGTGATCGAGATCGAGATCGAGACCTGAGCACACCATTATCCAATCATTCTGAGACTGCCTCGTCAAATTCATACACGCACACTTCTCAAACCGGCACAAGCACTACGCCAACCCCGAGTCAACCATCATCATCCACGGCAGCCACGCCACCCTGCTCTTCTTCCTCCTCTCAGCGGCCGCCTTCTCGCTCTCACATGCAGCGGTCACACACTCCGCATTTATCTCATGGCCTTCCTGCTTACAAACCTCCACCCTCGGACAGCCCCCTGCTCTGGACCTACCCTTCGGTCGGCTTCCGCCGGCCGCCCGCCTATGATAGCTTGCGTGGATGCTCTCAGTTGCCATCTTTGCATGCTGATCATTGTAAAACAGGATCTGCAGCACAGGCGTTGCAGGCCAAGGCCGGATTCCTTCCATGGGATAGTGCAGCTGCCTTAGGGCTCACGGAGGAACAGGCTTACTGGCCCATGCATCGGAAATTATCATTCAGTCATGGGAGCCGAGATACAGAGA AGGAGGATGGAAGTGTGTGGAACGGCAGTGCAGACGCTCTGTTGAGGAGAGAGAGGGATGACCTAGGAGCCATGCGGAGTAGTGGACACTCTGGAATACCTGTGCGGGCAACAGGGAGACACAGCGAGAGTTTGGCTGGGGCGGATGGACCACCAGGGTTGAGAGGGCTGATTCGAGCGGGACTGCCCTTACCCTGCCAAACCTTCCCAGCATGTCGCAATGGAG AGTTGGGACGCCTTGGCAGGTCTTCATCCACATCAGGAGTGAGACAAGTAGGGGGTGACGTACACAGACAGAGCAGTCTGCCGGCCAGAGAAGCACTCAACCAG ATCCACGCTCTATCGCAGGTTCAGTCTCAGGCTCCGTGCAGTCCGTCTCTGAGCCGGCAGCAGCAGTACCAGCATCAGCAGCAGGTCCAGCTTCAGTTCCAGCAGTTGGCTCAGCTGGCGGCGCAGGCACAGGTGCCTATCAGTGGGGGCTCAGCCGGCTCCTCCGCAGCCCCGGCCCAGCGTGATGGCAAACTCCTGGAAGTGATTGAACGAAAGCGCTGCCTATGTAAGGAGATTAAGGCTCATCGCCGGCCAGATAAGAGCTTATGTAAGCAGGACAGTATGCCTATTTTACCCAGCTGGAGGAGGACGCCGGAGCCCCGCAAGACAGGAACGCCGCCCTGCCAGAGGCCACAGGCTGTGGTGTGGGACACTGCTATCTGA